The following are encoded together in the Pleurocapsa sp. FMAR1 genome:
- a CDS encoding 2-oxoisovalerate dehydrogenase E1 subunit beta: MIEIVFLVEDDPDEGYTARALGESIFTQADDLESLKEMIRDAVDCHFIEEQKPKVIRLHIVRDEVIAS, translated from the coding sequence ATGATAGAAATTGTTTTTCTAGTTGAAGATGACCCCGATGAAGGCTATACAGCCAGGGCGTTGGGTGAATCCATATTTACTCAAGCAGATGATTTGGAAAGTCTTAAAGAAATGATACGTGATGCGGTTGACTGTCATTTTATAGAAGAACAAAAACCCAAAGTAATTCGATTGCATATTGTTCGAGATGAGGTTATTGCCTCGTGA
- a CDS encoding helix-turn-helix domain-containing protein: MTRPTLANFREKALANNEVKKEYEALSVAYDLRKKLIAMRKSAGLTQEELAEILSTKKSNISRLENVYSSSSPKLSTIEEYSQAVGYKIEINFVPIKSSS; the protein is encoded by the coding sequence ATGACACGCCCCACACTAGCAAATTTTAGAGAAAAAGCTCTAGCAAACAATGAAGTAAAAAAAGAATATGAAGCTCTCTCCGTAGCTTACGATCTTAGAAAGAAACTTATAGCAATGAGAAAGTCGGCAGGTTTAACTCAAGAAGAGTTAGCAGAAATTCTCTCTACAAAAAAAAGCAATATTTCTCGTTTAGAGAACGTGTATTCATCTTCTTCTCCCAAACTTTCTACTATTGAAGAATATTCTCAGGCAGTTGGATACAAGATAGAAATTAACTTTGTGCCAATTAAATCTTCTTCATAA
- a CDS encoding DUF6888 family protein, with protein sequence MAVQVCHLLSEMMQPIEVFLYTERNAQFFLIAGRKANIRITLYPDLTMEMEIDV encoded by the coding sequence ATGGCTGTCCAAGTTTGCCACTTGCTATCAGAAATGATGCAACCTATCGAAGTGTTTTTGTACACCGAGAGAAATGCACAATTCTTTCTGATAGCAGGAAGAAAAGCCAATATTAGAATAACGTTATACCCTGACTTGACAATGGAGATGGAAATTGATGTCTGA
- a CDS encoding putative toxin-antitoxin system toxin component, PIN family, which translates to MVTKIVIDTNVFISVLIGQSESASRELFRQCLQGKYQPLMGNALLAEYLDVVNRDNITNLCPLTNVEKTNLLAAFMSVCQWIRVYYLWRPRRARSLASYADAGSLVNLPDEADNHLIELAVAGNAQIIATRNIKDFKRSQLKFPQLKIFKPEEVLNY; encoded by the coding sequence ATGGTTACAAAAATAGTAATTGATACTAATGTTTTTATCAGTGTACTAATTGGACAAAGTGAATCAGCTAGTAGGGAACTGTTTCGACAATGCCTACAGGGAAAATATCAGCCTTTAATGGGCAATGCTTTGTTGGCTGAATATCTTGATGTTGTTAATCGCGACAACATTACAAATCTCTGTCCTTTGACTAATGTTGAAAAAACGAATTTATTAGCAGCTTTTATGAGTGTGTGCCAGTGGATTCGAGTTTACTATCTTTGGCGACCACGACGAGCGCGTTCCCTTGCGTCTTACGCCGACGCGGGGTCGCTCGTCAACCTACCAGATGAAGCTGACAACCATTTAATTGAATTGGCTGTGGCTGGTAATGCTCAGATAATTGCTACCAGAAATATAAAAGATTTCAAGCGATCGCAACTAAAGTTTCCCCAATTAAAGATTTTTAAACCAGAAGAAGTTTTGAATTATTAA
- a CDS encoding PIN domain-containing protein: protein MIGLDTNVLVRYLTRDDEAQWKQAVKIINNAESCFISDIVLCEMVWVLRGRSYKYLQPKILSVIELLLQSSKLEFTNRTVIYQALRLNKLGQADFADYLIGAINYNHECTITVTFDQKLKGEKWYRVLD from the coding sequence GTGATTGGACTTGATACTAACGTCTTAGTGCGATATTTAACTAGAGATGATGAAGCACAGTGGAAACAAGCGGTAAAAATAATTAATAATGCCGAGTCGTGTTTTATCTCTGATATTGTTTTGTGCGAGATGGTTTGGGTTTTGAGGGGAAGATCCTATAAATATCTTCAACCAAAGATTTTGAGTGTTATAGAGCTTCTGCTACAAAGTTCTAAGCTGGAATTTACCAATCGCACTGTTATTTATCAAGCATTAAGACTTAATAAGTTAGGACAAGCAGATTTTGCCGATTATCTCATCGGCGCAATTAACTATAATCACGAATGCACAATCACAGTTACTTTTGATCAAAAACTAAAAGGTGAAAAATGGTATCGAGTTTTGGATTAA
- a CDS encoding type II toxin-antitoxin system RelE/ParE family toxin, with protein sequence MKWHITFYNEKVEQKTLNFPPSILANFLHIAEMIEEFGPALGKPYTAPISGGLFKIRSKGKEGIGRSLFCMVKEKEIIILHSFIKKSQKTPKKELDLAKKRMKEIRK encoded by the coding sequence ATGAAGTGGCATATTACCTTCTATAACGAAAAAGTAGAACAAAAAACCTTAAACTTTCCACCAAGTATCCTAGCTAATTTTTTGCATATTGCTGAGATGATTGAAGAGTTTGGTCCCGCTCTTGGTAAACCATATACAGCCCCTATAAGCGGAGGACTTTTTAAAATTAGGTCAAAAGGTAAAGAAGGTATCGGTCGTTCTCTTTTCTGTATGGTTAAAGAAAAAGAGATTATCATTCTCCATTCATTTATTAAAAAGTCTCAAAAAACACCAAAGAAAGAATTGGATTTGGCAAAAAAACGTATGAAGGAGATTAGAAAATGA
- a CDS encoding DUF2283 domain-containing protein, whose protein sequence is MKFNYYPETDSLYISLIEKPSTDSQEVSSGILLDFDNEGNLVGIDIDHASKVVDLTRLEAEALPINSIALAK, encoded by the coding sequence ATGAAATTTAATTACTATCCCGAAACAGATTCACTTTATATTAGCCTGATCGAAAAACCTAGCACCGACTCTCAGGAAGTCTCCTCTGGTATTTTACTTGACTTTGATAATGAGGGAAATTTAGTTGGTATTGACATAGACCATGCTAGCAAAGTTGTCGATTTAACTCGTCTAGAAGCAGAAGCCTTACCAATTAATTCTATTGCATTAGCTAAATAG
- a CDS encoding type II toxin-antitoxin system HicA family toxin — translation MKLPRDISGKDLIKALSCLDYQVTRQTGSHIRLTTKSNGEHNITVPAHDPIKIGTLNAILKSIGEHQGLNRTELIRMLFG, via the coding sequence GTGAAATTACCGCGAGACATATCAGGAAAAGATCTAATTAAAGCTCTTTCCTGTCTTGATTATCAAGTTACTCGTCAGACGGGTAGTCATATTAGGTTAACTACCAAAAGTAACGGAGAACACAACATAACAGTTCCCGCACATGATCCAATAAAAATAGGAACTCTCAACGCTATTCTTAAATCAATTGGGGAACACCAGGGTTTGAATCGTACTGAACTAATTAGAATGTTATTTGGCTGA
- a CDS encoding toxin-antitoxin system HicB family antitoxin: MSVLTIRLPDEKHERLKTLAKARGISLNKLIEELSTIALAEFDAETRFRALAAQGDLQEGIAILDKLDLHFSHLGNLD, encoded by the coding sequence ATGTCAGTTTTAACAATTCGCTTACCAGATGAAAAACATGAAAGACTTAAAACTTTGGCTAAAGCAAGAGGGATAAGCCTTAATAAGTTGATTGAAGAATTAAGCACTATCGCTTTGGCGGAATTTGATGCTGAGACTAGATTTCGCGCTTTAGCAGCTCAAGGCGATCTCCAAGAAGGAATCGCTATTTTGGATAAATTAGATTTGCATTTTTCTCATCTAGGGAATTTAGATTAA
- a CDS encoding DUF6887 family protein, protein MSDNFKEMTTKELTDYFLANRQDMKALEELKTRKGDISIKISADATQDEMCRSLKEGIQSMSN, encoded by the coding sequence ATGTCTGATAACTTTAAAGAAATGACTACTAAGGAGTTAACTGATTATTTTTTGGCGAATCGCCAGGATATGAAAGCTCTTGAGGAGTTAAAGACTAGAAAAGGAGACATTTCAATTAAAATCTCAGCAGATGCGACACAGGACGAAATGTGTCGCAGTCTTAAAGAGGGAATACAATCTATGTCAAATTAA